In the genome of Fulvivirga maritima, one region contains:
- a CDS encoding TolC family protein has translation MKNLVLVISVLILVASPSLAQDILESYIDEGISSNLQINALNANYEKSLAALLEIKRKYGPQADVIASYTRNIREGIPFENNEGLAGVIENSNLGNISNGELYLPPQNMYSGGLQVTQPIYIPELKYQKAVYKSQSEAVAANLSDFKTELRATIEEAYYQYLECLTIEKVIKDGLKLAQKNEEAILKLIVVNIETKDALYKAKYNVASIEGQLRDASTAKRNSQYYFNFLLNRPFTDLIEIDNAYILDEKANYRVTRQADSLSSYKLNTIQKQQEAYEAESKLIKSNSLPDIQFKAFGGIQGSQLDFDNERLPMAQLQLSLSWNIFNSGINKAKSYQNYWQLEELKTQYALQKNELEMNERRHYAELQTHTENFSSVTSSYKYAKEYYETVLKKYQLGSASILELTDAQTQLLKADKDRASWFYQLHKEKAQYLKETGNTILILH, from the coding sequence ATGAAAAATTTAGTATTGGTCATTTCTGTACTCATACTTGTAGCTTCTCCCTCTCTGGCACAAGATATTCTGGAAAGTTATATCGATGAAGGTATTTCCAGCAACTTACAAATCAATGCACTGAACGCCAATTACGAAAAGTCTCTAGCTGCATTGTTGGAAATAAAAAGGAAATATGGACCTCAAGCAGATGTTATTGCCAGTTATACCAGAAATATAAGAGAAGGGATTCCTTTTGAAAATAATGAAGGGTTAGCCGGGGTGATAGAAAACTCAAACTTAGGGAATATTTCAAATGGCGAATTATACTTACCTCCACAAAACATGTATTCTGGAGGCCTTCAGGTCACTCAACCTATATATATTCCTGAGCTCAAGTATCAAAAAGCCGTTTACAAATCCCAAAGCGAAGCAGTAGCAGCTAATTTAAGTGATTTTAAAACAGAATTAAGAGCAACTATTGAGGAAGCTTATTATCAATATTTAGAGTGTCTTACGATTGAAAAGGTCATTAAGGATGGTTTAAAGTTGGCCCAAAAGAATGAGGAAGCCATTTTAAAACTGATAGTCGTTAATATTGAAACCAAAGATGCACTCTATAAAGCAAAATATAATGTAGCCTCAATAGAAGGACAATTGAGAGATGCTAGCACTGCTAAACGCAACAGTCAGTATTATTTCAACTTTCTATTGAATAGACCATTTACTGATCTCATTGAAATAGACAATGCCTATATACTAGACGAGAAAGCCAACTACAGAGTAACCCGGCAGGCAGATTCTCTATCTTCATACAAGCTAAATACCATACAGAAACAACAAGAAGCTTATGAAGCTGAAAGCAAACTAATAAAGTCAAATTCTTTACCAGATATCCAATTTAAAGCATTTGGCGGTATACAAGGCTCTCAGCTAGATTTTGATAATGAAAGGCTTCCTATGGCTCAATTACAACTATCTCTAAGTTGGAATATTTTCAATAGCGGTATAAACAAAGCCAAATCATATCAAAATTATTGGCAACTGGAGGAGTTAAAAACACAATATGCACTACAGAAGAATGAGTTAGAGATGAATGAACGCAGGCATTATGCAGAATTACAAACTCATACCGAAAACTTTAGCTCTGTAACCAGCAGTTACAAATATGCCAAAGAGTATTATGAAACGGTATTAAAAAAATACCAATTAGGTTCTGCCTCCATTTTAGAGCTTACAGATGCTCAAACACAACTACTAAAGGCTGACAAAGATAGAGCATCTTGGTTTTACCAACTCCATAAAGAAAAAGCCCAATACTTAAAAGAAACAGGCAATACAATTTTAATTCTTCACTAA
- a CDS encoding DUF2147 domain-containing protein → MKIITKEQLIFLLFFLGIGLCICSAQESDKLLGTWINDDHSHEIKFHKTEDGTYEAFLWEKGKNGKKIIKELQSQDGEYNNGKVYSPKNETWFDCSVSFKNDNTLLVTGKKGWFSRTKEWTRTND, encoded by the coding sequence ATGAAAATAATCACTAAAGAACAACTCATTTTCTTACTCTTCTTCTTAGGGATAGGGTTATGTATTTGTAGTGCTCAAGAATCAGACAAGCTTTTGGGTACATGGATAAATGATGACCACAGCCATGAAATTAAATTTCACAAAACAGAAGATGGCACTTATGAAGCCTTTCTGTGGGAGAAAGGTAAAAATGGAAAGAAAATAATTAAAGAGCTGCAAAGTCAAGATGGTGAATACAACAACGGAAAAGTATATTCTCCGAAGAATGAAACTTGGTTCGACTGTAGTGTATCCTTTAAAAATGATAATACTTTATTGGTTACTGGTAAAAAGGGTTGGTTCTCCCGAACCAAGGAATGGACACGTACTAATGATTAA
- a CDS encoding LytR/AlgR family response regulator transcription factor, protein MKILILEDEIATANDLEYLLKKLDSSNIILDIIDSVEDGISWLENNESPDLIFSDIQLADGLSFDLFEKVKLECPVIFCTAFDEYAIKAFENHGVAYILKPFDEEKLQKSMQQYQNFANIFGEEKITIKEIVKEIRVHEQAFRNNFLIHYREKMIPLDVQDIASFYAENGMTYLMTYKNHKFNIQYTLEQLEQMLDPKLFFRANRKFILSFQSIEAVEPYFARKLYVHTKVSLPDKVIVSKQKSTPFLRWMEENH, encoded by the coding sequence ATGAAAATACTTATTTTAGAAGACGAAATAGCCACAGCCAACGATCTGGAATATTTACTAAAGAAGCTCGATAGTTCAAATATAATTCTAGATATTATTGATAGTGTAGAAGACGGAATAAGTTGGCTGGAAAACAATGAAAGTCCCGATCTTATTTTTAGTGACATTCAATTAGCTGATGGCCTTAGTTTTGACCTCTTTGAAAAAGTGAAACTAGAATGTCCGGTTATTTTCTGTACCGCATTTGATGAGTATGCGATAAAAGCATTTGAAAACCACGGAGTGGCATATATTCTAAAACCTTTTGATGAAGAGAAGCTACAAAAGAGTATGCAACAATATCAAAACTTCGCCAATATTTTTGGAGAAGAAAAAATTACCATAAAAGAAATTGTAAAAGAAATCAGGGTTCATGAACAAGCTTTTAGGAATAACTTTCTGATTCATTACAGAGAAAAAATGATACCCCTAGATGTACAAGACATAGCAAGTTTCTATGCTGAAAACGGAATGACCTACTTAATGACTTATAAAAATCATAAATTCAACATTCAGTATACACTAGAGCAGCTAGAGCAAATGTTAGATCCGAAATTATTCTTTAGGGCTAATAGAAAATTTATTTTATCATTCCAATCTATAGAGGCAGTAGAGCCTTACTTTGCCAGAAAATTATACGTTCATACCAAAGTATCTCTCCCTGACAAAGTAATCGTTAGCAAACAAAAGAGCACTCCATTTTTACGATGGATGGAAGAAAATCATTAA